The proteins below come from a single Arthrobacter sp. B1I2 genomic window:
- a CDS encoding HpcH/HpaI aldolase/citrate lyase family protein gives MTQPTYMPQSTDDTSYSTPVPGNVLPGFIPERNIPAEIARSWLLVNAMKPELFDQSAVSRADSVILDIEDAVDPSQKDQARGNVIDWLTAGGKAWVRINDATSPFWADDLAGLRGTPGLLGVMLAKTESADQVTESFHRMDGKTPVIPLVESALGIEEANHIAKAQGAFRLAFGSGDFRRDTGMAATPEAMAYPRAKLVVASRVGNLPGPIDGPTVGTNHPILREQTGITVMMGMTGKLCLAIDQTPVINEVISPTPSDVAWATDFMNDFEANGRVIRDGSDLPRLGRAEKIMKLAVAFGVHPAH, from the coding sequence ATGACGCAGCCCACCTACATGCCCCAAAGCACCGACGACACCTCCTACTCCACCCCCGTGCCAGGCAATGTGCTTCCGGGCTTCATCCCCGAACGCAATATCCCAGCAGAGATCGCCCGCTCCTGGCTGCTGGTCAATGCCATGAAGCCGGAGCTTTTCGACCAGTCGGCTGTCTCCCGCGCTGACTCGGTCATCCTGGATATTGAAGATGCGGTGGACCCCTCCCAGAAGGACCAGGCCCGCGGCAACGTGATCGACTGGCTCACTGCCGGCGGCAAGGCCTGGGTCCGGATCAACGACGCCACCAGCCCGTTCTGGGCCGATGACCTCGCGGGCCTCCGCGGCACCCCCGGCCTGCTGGGCGTCATGCTCGCCAAGACCGAATCCGCCGACCAGGTCACCGAGAGCTTCCACCGCATGGACGGCAAAACCCCCGTGATCCCCCTGGTGGAATCCGCCCTCGGCATCGAGGAAGCCAACCACATCGCCAAGGCCCAGGGCGCGTTCCGCCTGGCCTTCGGCTCCGGTGACTTCCGCCGCGACACCGGCATGGCCGCCACCCCGGAGGCCATGGCCTACCCGCGGGCCAAGCTCGTGGTCGCCAGCCGCGTGGGCAACCTGCCCGGCCCCATCGACGGCCCCACGGTCGGCACCAACCACCCGATCCTGCGCGAGCAGACCGGCATCACCGTGATGATGGGCATGACCGGCAAGCTGTGCCTGGCCATCGACCAGACCCCGGTCATCAACGAGGTCATCAGCCCCACCCCGTCGGACGTCGCCTGGGCCACCGACTTCATGAACGACTTCGAAGCCAACGGCCGCGTCATCCGTGACGGCTCCGACCTGCCCCGCCTGGGCCGCGCCGAGAAGATCATGAAACTCGCCGTAGCCTTTGGCGTGCATCCGGCACACTAA
- the pstA gene encoding phosphate ABC transporter permease PstA, with product MTSTLTPVRSKRSALTKGQLPKYAPYAVLGAALIVGAAILALLGFNAFGWGLVSALLFTIGLVSWSAAVEGSRKAKDKLATCLVVGSFLVALLPLVSVIWTVLVNGVPGLITPGFLTTSMNGVTGAFDNKAVESGGPVLGGIYHALLGTVQITLLATVISVPVGLLTAIYLVEYGQDGKLARAITFFVDVMTGIPSIVAGLFAAAFFFVVMGPGTKTGAVAAVALSVLMIPVVVRSSEEMLKIVPNELREAAYALGVRKWRTILKVVIPTAISGIASGVTLAIARVIGETAPILVTAGFATSINSNVFGGWMASLPTYIYTQILNPTSPSNPDPSSQRAWGAALVLIILVMVLNLVARLIARIFAPKAGR from the coding sequence ATGACCTCCACGCTTACCCCGGTCCGCAGCAAGCGGTCCGCACTCACCAAGGGCCAGCTCCCCAAGTACGCCCCCTACGCCGTTCTGGGCGCGGCCCTGATCGTGGGTGCCGCCATCCTGGCGCTGCTCGGCTTCAACGCGTTCGGGTGGGGGCTGGTCTCGGCACTGCTGTTCACGATCGGCCTCGTGTCCTGGAGTGCCGCCGTGGAAGGCTCCCGCAAGGCCAAGGACAAGCTGGCCACCTGCCTGGTGGTGGGCTCGTTCCTGGTGGCGCTGCTGCCCCTGGTTTCGGTGATCTGGACCGTGCTGGTCAACGGCGTGCCGGGGCTCATCACCCCCGGGTTCCTCACCACCTCCATGAACGGGGTCACCGGCGCCTTCGACAACAAGGCCGTGGAAAGCGGCGGCCCCGTGCTGGGCGGCATCTACCACGCCCTCCTGGGCACCGTGCAGATCACCCTGCTGGCCACCGTGATCTCCGTTCCGGTGGGGCTGCTCACGGCCATCTACCTGGTGGAGTATGGCCAGGACGGCAAACTGGCCAGGGCCATTACCTTCTTCGTGGACGTCATGACCGGCATCCCCTCCATCGTGGCGGGCCTGTTCGCCGCCGCGTTCTTCTTCGTGGTCATGGGCCCGGGAACCAAGACCGGTGCGGTGGCGGCGGTCGCGCTTTCGGTGCTGATGATCCCCGTGGTGGTCCGCTCGAGCGAGGAAATGCTCAAGATCGTCCCCAACGAACTCCGCGAAGCCGCCTACGCCCTGGGCGTCCGCAAGTGGCGGACCATCCTCAAGGTGGTGATTCCGACGGCGATCTCCGGCATTGCGTCCGGCGTCACCCTGGCGATCGCCCGGGTCATCGGCGAGACGGCGCCCATCCTGGTCACCGCCGGGTTTGCCACCAGCATCAATTCCAACGTCTTCGGCGGCTGGATGGCGTCGCTGCCCACATACATCTACACCCAGATCCTCAACCCCACCTCGCCCTCCAACCCGGACCCGTCCTCGCAGCGGGCCTGGGGTGCGGCGCTGGTGCTGATCATCCTGGTGATGGTCCTGAACCTGGTGGCCCGCCTGATCGCCAGGATCTTCGCCCCCAAAGCGGGCCGGTAA
- the pstC gene encoding phosphate ABC transporter permease subunit PstC: MTATSLTSTQGAGRAGDKVFSGAALAAGCLILAVLFGVALFLVVQAIPALTAPADKIQGGQGFFAYIGPIVIGTLIAAVIALVIATPIAIGVALFISHFAPRGLASGLGYVVDLLAAIPSVVYGAWGAAFLAKEISPAYGWLAANMGWLPIFQGPASTTGKTILTAGIVLAVMILPIITSLSREIFLQTPKLHEEAALALGATRWEMIKMAVLPFARPGIISAVMLGLGRALGETMAVALVLSSGALTASLIQSGNQTIAAEIALNFPEASGLKVSTLIAAGLVLFIITLAVNMIARWVITRHKEFSGAN; the protein is encoded by the coding sequence ATGACCGCCACCTCCCTGACCAGTACCCAGGGCGCCGGGCGCGCCGGGGACAAAGTCTTTTCCGGCGCCGCGCTGGCAGCCGGGTGCCTGATCCTCGCCGTCCTCTTCGGCGTCGCACTCTTCCTGGTGGTCCAGGCAATTCCCGCGCTGACCGCGCCTGCCGACAAAATCCAGGGCGGCCAGGGCTTCTTCGCCTACATCGGGCCCATCGTGATCGGCACCCTCATCGCCGCCGTCATTGCCCTGGTGATCGCCACGCCCATCGCCATCGGAGTGGCGCTGTTCATCTCGCACTTCGCGCCCCGCGGACTGGCCTCCGGACTCGGCTACGTGGTGGATCTCCTCGCCGCCATCCCGTCAGTGGTCTACGGTGCCTGGGGTGCCGCATTCCTGGCCAAGGAAATTTCGCCGGCATACGGCTGGCTCGCGGCAAACATGGGCTGGCTCCCCATCTTCCAGGGCCCTGCCTCCACCACCGGCAAGACCATCCTCACCGCGGGCATCGTCCTGGCGGTCATGATCCTGCCGATCATCACCTCCCTGTCCCGCGAGATCTTCCTGCAGACCCCCAAGCTGCATGAGGAAGCTGCGCTGGCCCTGGGCGCCACACGCTGGGAAATGATCAAGATGGCCGTGCTGCCCTTCGCCCGCCCGGGCATCATCAGCGCCGTCATGCTGGGCCTGGGCCGCGCGCTGGGCGAAACCATGGCCGTAGCCCTGGTGCTGTCCTCAGGCGCCCTGACGGCCAGCCTGATCCAGTCCGGAAACCAGACCATCGCTGCCGAGATCGCGCTGAACTTCCCCGAAGCCAGCGGGCTCAAGGTGAGCACCCTGATCGCTGCCGGCCTGGTGCTGTTCATCATCACCCTGGCAGTGAACATGATCGCCCGCTGGGTCATCACCCGGCACAAAGAATTCTCGGGAGCCAACTAA
- a CDS encoding prolipoprotein diacylglyceryl transferase translates to MIGLPLAGDGLVHAGLLGLGILAALLFYAYEKRRRGLTDPRLWPIAGFAIAFGAIGSRVLTWDVSRQVSLADWWGNGDRSILAGLVGAWFGVHLGKRLTGYRESTGDLLAPAVALALILGRVGCLLTELPGTPTGGAWGITLTPGQTAMLGGVPGVGLHPSFAYEIVFHVAAFALMWRYRDRLPRSGDLFICYVTSYALFRFGVEFVRGNELLWLGMSRPQWFLLVVLPLLLWRMLRVFGRPLRPKLEERAA, encoded by the coding sequence ATGATCGGGCTTCCCCTCGCGGGAGACGGGCTGGTGCACGCCGGCTTGTTAGGGCTGGGAATCCTCGCAGCCCTGCTGTTCTACGCTTACGAAAAGCGCCGCAGAGGTCTCACCGATCCCCGGCTATGGCCCATTGCAGGTTTCGCCATCGCTTTCGGAGCCATCGGCTCAAGGGTCCTCACATGGGATGTTTCGCGGCAAGTCTCCCTGGCGGACTGGTGGGGCAACGGCGACCGCAGCATCCTCGCGGGCCTTGTGGGCGCGTGGTTCGGGGTCCATCTGGGCAAGCGGCTGACAGGTTACCGGGAGTCCACTGGGGATTTGCTTGCGCCCGCTGTCGCTTTGGCGTTGATCCTCGGGCGCGTCGGGTGTCTCCTGACTGAGTTGCCCGGCACCCCGACCGGGGGCGCATGGGGGATAACGTTGACGCCCGGGCAGACTGCCATGTTGGGTGGAGTTCCCGGGGTCGGGCTCCACCCCTCCTTTGCCTATGAAATCGTGTTCCATGTGGCCGCGTTCGCGCTCATGTGGCGTTACCGGGACCGCCTGCCCCGGTCCGGCGACCTCTTCATCTGCTACGTAACCTCCTACGCCCTGTTCCGTTTCGGAGTCGAATTCGTCCGCGGCAATGAGTTGCTCTGGCTGGGGATGAGCCGTCCCCAGTGGTTCCTCCTGGTGGTTCTCCCCCTGCTGCTCTGGCGAATGCTGCGGGTATTCGGGAGGCCTCTCCGCCCCAAGTTGGAGGAAAGAGCAGCATGA
- a CDS encoding fumarylacetoacetate hydrolase family protein — MGYANYRYKGHNYLGEVHGEHLIPLAGLTDIGSETSAGLLASAARLGESRVPISEVTLRAASPRAGKILCAGLNYKDHADDTSMAAFPVLFPKYTSTLIGPADDIILPPESTQVDFEGELAVIIGKTGRRIAEQNAMDHILGYCVSNDVTMRDFQNKSHQWLQGKIWDNTTPLGPHIVTPAETDISKAGISTTLNGEVVQKSDLSHLIFSIPTLIATISEFTTLEPGDVILTGTPAGVGYRRDPQLFLKDGDTVTVTVEGVGSITNTVRAETT, encoded by the coding sequence ATGGGTTACGCAAACTACCGATATAAGGGTCACAACTACCTTGGCGAAGTTCACGGCGAACACCTCATCCCGCTGGCCGGGCTCACCGACATCGGATCGGAAACCTCCGCCGGTCTCCTTGCCAGTGCCGCCCGTCTGGGGGAATCACGGGTTCCCATATCCGAAGTCACCCTGCGCGCGGCGTCACCAAGGGCCGGCAAGATCCTCTGCGCGGGCCTGAACTACAAAGACCATGCCGACGACACCAGCATGGCCGCCTTTCCCGTCCTCTTCCCCAAGTACACATCCACCCTCATAGGACCTGCCGACGACATCATCCTTCCCCCGGAATCCACCCAGGTCGACTTCGAGGGCGAACTCGCCGTCATCATCGGCAAGACAGGCCGCCGCATCGCCGAACAGAACGCCATGGACCACATCCTTGGCTACTGCGTCTCCAACGACGTCACCATGCGCGACTTCCAGAACAAGTCCCACCAATGGCTGCAGGGCAAGATCTGGGACAACACCACCCCGCTCGGCCCGCACATCGTCACACCCGCAGAAACCGACATCAGCAAGGCTGGCATCAGCACCACCCTGAACGGGGAAGTCGTCCAAAAATCGGATCTCTCCCACCTGATCTTCAGCATCCCCACACTCATCGCCACCATCTCCGAATTCACCACACTGGAACCAGGGGACGTCATCCTCACCGGCACACCAGCCGGAGTCGGATACCGCCGAGACCCCCAACTGTTCCTCAAAGACGGTGACACCGTAACCGTGACCGTGGAAGGGGTCGGCAGCATCACCAACACCGTCAGAGCAGAGACCACCTGA
- a CDS encoding radical SAM protein translates to MSPSPFTSRQALPGPGQPLRGDRIHRYVTAFCPHCHETNPPLAQVRRLSGALLIREDRVWLERGCPDHGLVSTLYDESPEILRYLEKWQAPTKQHVPDQAGNYRQIPEAYAYGLPAMQTQHTCILLQDIIEHCNLRCPTCFTASGPQLQGVAPLSEVLANIDTRLSRENGRLDVLMLSGGEPTLYPHLAELLDELVARPIVRIMVNSNGMLMATDDDLLALLARHRDRVEVYLQYDGPSKEASIHHRGGDLTRFKDMAIARLSEAGVFTTLTMTAALGVNDGEVGAVVMRALETPFVGGVALQPVFGSGRGHGIDPLDRLTHTGVLERLGEQTAGVVSWHDLTALPCSHPHCASVGYMLKDDSGVWRSLTALIGHDQLLAWLELNPDSIANRIADSAIPLELRNLMKSSLLDLLSEQSSLSHPRTMDLWKSICTQCDLGIGTLTTLAAGKLPGQQQRLRRLLGERITRIMVKPFMDISTMIEERLTQCCVHVGTKSDAGDHQCAPFCAVQAWPALARQRMSTATGTRLLPVRQV, encoded by the coding sequence ATGAGCCCGTCTCCATTTACTTCCCGGCAGGCGCTGCCGGGACCCGGCCAGCCGCTGCGCGGGGACCGCATCCACCGGTACGTCACAGCCTTCTGTCCCCACTGCCACGAGACAAACCCCCCGCTTGCCCAGGTGCGGCGCCTCTCCGGCGCGCTGCTAATCCGCGAGGACCGGGTCTGGCTCGAACGCGGCTGCCCGGATCACGGCCTCGTCAGCACCCTGTATGACGAGTCTCCCGAAATCCTGCGCTACCTGGAGAAATGGCAGGCGCCGACCAAACAACACGTCCCTGACCAGGCCGGCAATTACCGGCAGATACCGGAGGCTTACGCCTATGGACTGCCCGCCATGCAGACGCAGCACACCTGCATCCTCCTGCAGGACATCATCGAGCACTGCAACCTGCGCTGCCCCACCTGCTTCACCGCCTCCGGCCCCCAACTGCAGGGAGTCGCGCCGCTCAGCGAAGTGCTCGCGAACATCGACACCCGGCTTTCCCGTGAAAACGGGCGGCTGGACGTGCTGATGCTCTCCGGCGGCGAGCCGACGCTTTATCCCCACCTGGCCGAACTGCTGGATGAGCTCGTGGCCCGGCCGATCGTCCGGATCATGGTGAACAGCAACGGCATGCTGATGGCCACCGACGACGACCTGCTCGCACTGCTGGCCAGGCACCGGGACCGCGTTGAGGTGTACCTCCAATACGACGGCCCGTCCAAAGAAGCATCCATCCACCACCGGGGAGGAGACCTGACCCGCTTCAAAGATATGGCCATTGCGCGCCTGTCCGAGGCGGGTGTTTTCACCACCCTGACGATGACGGCGGCCCTCGGTGTCAACGATGGTGAGGTCGGCGCCGTCGTGATGAGGGCCTTGGAAACACCGTTCGTGGGTGGGGTTGCGCTGCAGCCGGTGTTCGGTTCGGGGCGCGGCCACGGCATCGACCCCCTGGACCGGCTCACCCACACAGGCGTGCTGGAACGGCTCGGGGAGCAAACGGCAGGGGTGGTCTCATGGCACGACCTGACAGCACTCCCGTGCTCACATCCGCATTGCGCATCCGTGGGCTACATGCTGAAGGACGACTCAGGGGTCTGGCGTTCCCTGACAGCCCTCATCGGGCACGACCAGCTGCTCGCCTGGCTGGAACTTAATCCTGACAGCATCGCCAACCGCATCGCCGACAGCGCGATCCCGCTCGAGCTGCGCAACCTCATGAAGTCCTCCCTGCTGGACCTGCTGAGCGAGCAGTCCTCGCTGTCCCACCCGCGGACTATGGATCTTTGGAAGAGCATCTGCACCCAGTGCGACCTCGGCATCGGCACGCTCACCACACTGGCTGCCGGTAAGCTTCCAGGACAGCAACAGCGGCTGCGTCGACTCCTCGGCGAACGAATCACCCGGATCATGGTCAAGCCCTTCATGGACATCTCGACCATGATCGAGGAACGGCTCACGCAATGCTGCGTCCATGTGGGAACCAAGAGCGACGCCGGCGATCACCAGTGTGCTCCGTTCTGCGCCGTCCAGGCCTGGCCTGCCCTGGCACGGCAACGAATGAGCACAGCCACGGGCACACGGCTTCTCCCGGTCCGCCAAGTCTGA
- the pstS gene encoding phosphate ABC transporter substrate-binding protein PstS: MKALRFGRHAAIAVIAAGALALTACGSDNATGTAPAGNQSAGGTKVTGTLTGIGSSAQGAAMDAWKTNFASANSGATVQYSPDGSGAGRKAILDGSAQFAGSDAYLKDDEYASSKAVCGPDGAINVPVYISPIAVAFNVPGVTDLKLDATTVAKIFRGQISKWNDPAIAALNAGVALPDLKVTPVNRSDDSGTTQNFTDYLAAAASDVWTDKAAGIWPASLQGENAKGTSGVVKTVTDTPGAVTYADDSAVSGKLGVAQIKVGESFTKISADAAAKAVDAGKPVEGRAANDLSIKLDRKTTIEGAYPIVLVSFHVLCSTYDKQETVDLVKAFENYVVSQEGQKAAAESAKSAPLSSDLAAKAAKAIDSIKAKS; the protein is encoded by the coding sequence GTGAAGGCACTTCGCTTCGGCCGCCACGCGGCTATCGCTGTTATCGCGGCAGGCGCACTCGCGCTCACCGCATGCGGTTCAGACAACGCCACGGGCACCGCGCCGGCCGGCAACCAGTCTGCCGGCGGCACCAAGGTTACCGGCACGCTGACCGGCATCGGCTCCTCCGCGCAGGGCGCCGCCATGGACGCCTGGAAGACCAACTTTGCCTCCGCCAACTCCGGCGCCACCGTGCAGTACTCCCCGGACGGCTCAGGTGCGGGCCGCAAGGCGATCCTGGACGGCTCGGCCCAGTTCGCCGGCTCGGACGCCTACCTGAAGGATGACGAATACGCCTCCTCCAAGGCAGTCTGCGGCCCCGACGGCGCCATCAACGTACCGGTCTACATTTCGCCGATCGCCGTGGCATTCAACGTTCCCGGCGTCACGGACCTGAAGCTGGACGCCACCACCGTGGCCAAGATCTTCCGCGGCCAGATCTCCAAGTGGAACGACCCCGCCATCGCCGCCCTGAACGCCGGCGTCGCGCTGCCGGACCTGAAGGTCACCCCGGTGAACCGCTCCGACGACTCGGGCACCACCCAGAACTTCACCGACTACCTGGCCGCCGCAGCCTCCGACGTCTGGACGGACAAGGCCGCCGGCATCTGGCCCGCCAGCCTCCAGGGTGAGAACGCCAAGGGAACCTCCGGCGTGGTCAAGACCGTCACGGACACCCCCGGTGCCGTGACCTACGCGGATGACTCCGCCGTCAGCGGCAAGCTGGGCGTGGCCCAGATCAAGGTGGGCGAGTCCTTCACCAAGATCTCCGCCGATGCCGCAGCCAAGGCAGTGGACGCGGGCAAGCCGGTCGAGGGCCGCGCCGCCAACGACCTGTCCATCAAGCTGGACCGCAAGACCACCATCGAAGGCGCCTACCCGATCGTCCTGGTGTCCTTCCACGTCCTGTGCAGCACGTACGACAAGCAGGAGACCGTTGACCTGGTCAAGGCCTTCGAGAACTACGTGGTTTCCCAAGAAGGCCAGAAGGCCGCAGCAGAGTCGGCCAAGTCCGCTCCGCTGTCCTCGGACCTCGCAGCCAAGGCCGCCAAGGCCATCGACTCGATCAAGGCCAAGTCCTAG
- a CDS encoding inorganic phosphate transporter has protein sequence MAAVIFAAVVLLAAVFAFLNGFRDASNSVALAVRNRALTPSVGVLLAAFFNFVGALLSALLAVAASQTWINLPAGTDGLTILVAGLASACVWGLLMWRRGIPASSTHALVGGLAGAGLASLAIGGPGVAGVDQSLLFQVVLPLVLSPLVAYSGSFLLVYPATWVARYTQPNVVNQRFRRGQAVAAGAVAFGHGLQDGQRVSAVLLLALLAAGYSDGGIPTWVAGLSAVMMTAGTLFGGWRISHTIGYKITRIDPLRGSVAQTFSALMLFVGAIGLHWPLSTTHTVTAGALGAGENQHFSVTNRKLVIRILWLWALTPLATCALAFVLALALSPIAV, from the coding sequence GTGGCGGCAGTCATCTTCGCCGCGGTGGTGCTGCTGGCCGCGGTGTTTGCCTTCCTCAACGGCTTCCGCGACGCTTCCAACTCGGTTGCCCTTGCCGTCCGGAACCGCGCCCTTACCCCCAGCGTCGGCGTGCTCCTTGCCGCGTTCTTCAACTTCGTCGGCGCCCTCCTGAGCGCCCTGCTCGCCGTCGCCGCCAGCCAGACCTGGATCAACCTTCCGGCCGGTACTGACGGACTCACCATCCTCGTGGCCGGGCTGGCCAGCGCCTGCGTCTGGGGCCTTCTGATGTGGCGGCGCGGCATCCCCGCTTCCTCCACCCATGCACTTGTGGGCGGGCTTGCCGGGGCCGGCCTGGCCAGCCTCGCCATCGGCGGACCGGGGGTGGCCGGGGTGGACCAGTCACTGCTGTTCCAGGTGGTCCTGCCGCTGGTGCTGTCTCCGCTCGTGGCCTACAGCGGTTCCTTCCTCCTGGTCTATCCGGCCACGTGGGTGGCCCGGTACACCCAGCCGAATGTCGTCAACCAGCGCTTCCGCCGGGGCCAGGCCGTTGCCGCCGGCGCAGTGGCCTTCGGCCACGGCCTGCAGGACGGACAGCGCGTCAGCGCCGTGCTGCTGCTGGCCCTCCTGGCGGCAGGCTATTCCGACGGCGGGATCCCCACCTGGGTGGCAGGGCTCTCCGCGGTGATGATGACGGCCGGGACGCTCTTCGGAGGATGGCGGATCTCGCACACCATCGGATACAAAATCACCAGGATCGACCCCCTGCGCGGATCCGTGGCCCAAACCTTCAGCGCCCTGATGCTCTTTGTGGGCGCCATCGGGCTTCACTGGCCGCTCTCCACCACCCACACCGTAACGGCCGGCGCCCTGGGCGCGGGGGAGAACCAACATTTTTCGGTGACCAACCGGAAGCTGGTCATCCGGATCCTGTGGCTCTGGGCGCTGACCCCCCTTGCCACCTGCGCCCTGGCATTCGTGCTCGCGCTGGCCCTCTCCCCCATAGCTGTTTAG
- a CDS encoding DUF47 domain-containing protein yields MKLRLFPQEPAGLNLLSQMAHQIVLASATLAEILGVPADEHGKLVEDMHNHEAKSAELHFALLTHMRTSFVNPLPREDMYALSRYLNEAMEKMDAAAELVALYKLDRLPRRAADQLEIISRQADLTVDAMRRLNNLDDLEDYWIEILRLAQRAERTHRVWVADMIAEMKWAQYSRNRDIANQLVEVTKDMRRVATQVGSIIVKES; encoded by the coding sequence GTGAAGCTGCGCCTTTTTCCCCAGGAGCCCGCAGGGCTGAACCTGCTCTCACAGATGGCACACCAGATCGTGCTGGCCAGTGCCACCCTGGCCGAAATACTCGGGGTACCCGCGGACGAGCACGGCAAGCTCGTGGAGGACATGCACAACCACGAGGCCAAGTCCGCCGAACTGCATTTCGCATTGCTGACCCACATGCGCACCAGCTTTGTGAACCCACTCCCCCGCGAGGACATGTACGCCCTGTCCCGGTACCTCAACGAGGCCATGGAGAAGATGGATGCCGCCGCGGAGCTGGTGGCCCTGTACAAGCTGGACCGCCTGCCCAGGCGCGCCGCGGACCAGTTGGAGATCATCAGCCGGCAGGCAGACCTGACGGTGGACGCCATGCGCAGGCTCAACAACCTGGATGACCTCGAGGACTACTGGATCGAGATCCTGCGCCTGGCCCAGCGCGCCGAGCGGACCCACCGGGTCTGGGTGGCGGACATGATCGCGGAGATGAAGTGGGCGCAGTACTCCCGCAACCGGGATATTGCCAACCAGCTGGTGGAGGTCACCAAGGACATGCGGCGGGTGGCCACCCAGGTAGGCAGCATCATCGTCAAGGAATCCTGA
- the pstB gene encoding phosphate ABC transporter ATP-binding protein PstB, translated as MSKRIDVKDLNVYYGDFLAVEDVSINIEAKSVTAFIGPSGCGKSTFLRTLNRMHEVIPGARVEGEVLLDGDNLYGPGVDPVTVRSQIGMVFQRPNPFPTMSIRDNVLAGVKLNNKKISKGEADVLVERSLKGANLWNEVKDRLEKPGSGLSGGQQQRLCIARAIAVEPQVILMDEPCSALDPISTLAIEDLINELKDQYTVVIVTHNMQQAARVSDRTAFFNIAGTGKPGKLIEYGDTHTIFSNPVQKATEDYVSGRFG; from the coding sequence ATGTCTAAGCGCATCGACGTCAAGGACCTGAACGTGTACTACGGCGATTTCCTCGCCGTGGAGGACGTCAGCATCAACATCGAGGCCAAGTCCGTCACCGCGTTCATCGGCCCGTCCGGCTGCGGAAAGTCCACCTTCCTCCGCACCCTGAACCGCATGCACGAGGTCATCCCGGGAGCCCGCGTGGAGGGTGAGGTCCTGCTGGACGGCGACAACCTCTACGGCCCCGGGGTGGACCCCGTGACCGTGCGCTCGCAGATCGGCATGGTCTTCCAGCGCCCCAACCCGTTCCCCACCATGTCCATCCGGGACAACGTACTGGCCGGCGTCAAGCTGAACAACAAGAAGATCTCCAAGGGCGAGGCCGATGTCCTGGTGGAGCGCTCACTCAAGGGCGCCAACCTGTGGAACGAGGTCAAGGACCGGCTGGAGAAGCCCGGTTCCGGCCTCTCCGGCGGCCAGCAGCAGCGCCTCTGCATTGCCCGCGCCATCGCCGTGGAGCCGCAGGTGATCCTCATGGACGAGCCCTGCTCCGCCCTTGACCCCATCTCCACACTGGCTATCGAGGACCTGATCAATGAACTCAAGGACCAGTACACGGTGGTGATCGTGACCCACAACATGCAGCAGGCGGCGCGCGTATCTGACAGGACGGCGTTCTTCAACATTGCGGGCACCGGCAAGCCGGGCAAGCTGATCGAGTACGGGGACACCCACACCATCTTCAGCAACCCCGTGCAAAAAGCGACTGAGGACTACGTCTCGGGACGTTTTGGGTAG